TCTTTATGGATATGCCCTATGCAGACCCGATAATGTGGCTCTTTTCCACGCCCGTTGTAATATGGTTGGGCAGGGATTTTTTTGTAAACGCTTGGAAGCAGGCAAAGCACCGTTCCGCCAATATGGATACGCTGGTGGCATTGAGTACAGGTATTGCCTACCTGTTCAGTGTTTTCAATATGCTGTTTGCCGACTTTTGGCATCAACGGGGACTGCATGCTCACGTATATTTTGAAGCGGCTGCCGTTATTATCGCATTCATCCTCTTGGGAAAACTGCTGGAAGAAAGAGCCAAAGGCAACACCTCTTCAGCCATTAAGAAGCTGATGGGCTTGCAGCCAAAAACGGTCATCGTGGTACAGGCGGACGGAACGGAAAAGCAGACCGCTATCGAAGACGTAAGCGCAGGCGATGTGATACTCGTAAAGCCCGGTGAAAAGATTGCGGTAGACGGCATGGTCATATCGGGCAATTCGTATGTGGACGAAAGCATGTTAAGCGGTGAGCCTGTACCTGTATTGAAAAAAGAAAAAGAAAAAGTATTTGCAGGAACGATTAACCAAAAAGGCAGCTTCCGGTTCAGGGCGGTAAAAGTGGGCAAAGAAACCATGCTTGCCCACATCATCAAAAGGGTGCAGGATGCACAGGGAAGCAAAGCACCCGTACAGAAACTGGTCGATAGGATTGCGGGCATCTTTGTTCCCACGGTGATAGGTATTGCCATCCTGACATTTACGCTATGGTTGATTTTGGGAGGCGAAAACGGGGTTGTTCAAGGTCTGTTGGCAGCCGTTACGGTATTGGTCATTGCCTGCCCCTGTGCTTTAGGCTTAGCGACACCCACCGCTATTATGGTAGGCGTTGGTAAAGGTGCTGAAAATGGCATTTTGATAAAGGATGCCGAAAGTTTGGAACTGGCCAAAAAAGTAAATGCCATCGTTTTGGACAAAACCGGAACCATCACCGAGGGAAGACCACAGGTAACGGGCATTAAATGGCTGAACAATGAGGACACTGCAAAAGAAATCCTTTTGAGCATCGAAAAGCAATCCGAGCATCCATTGGCAGAAGCCGTAGTGAAGCATCTTGGCGATGTAGCGACCACCTCTTTATCCATGTTCGACAGCATTACGGGCAAAGGCGCAAAAGCAGACCATGACAACGAAACCTATTATGTAGGCAACAAAAAGCTATTGGCAGAAAACAACATTGCCATTGCCGGAGAATTACAAGACCAGGCCGAAGAATGGGGCAAACAGTCTAAAACCGTTATCTGGTTTGCAAACAGCAAAAAGGCTCTTGCTGTAATCGCTATCGCCGATAAGATTAAGGAAACATCGGTGCAGGCTATCCGGGAAATGCAGGAAATGGGCATTGACCTGTATATGCTGACCGGAGATAATGAAGCTACCGCTAAAGCCATTGCGGAGCAGACAGGCATCAAGCATTACAAAGCCGAAGTTTTGCCACAGCATAAAGCCGACTTTGTGAAAGAACTGCAAAGTAAAGGAAAGGTAGTGGCAATGGTGGGCGATGGTATCAACGACAGCACCGCATTGGCAACAGCCGATGTAAGTATCGCAATGGGCAAAGGCAGCGACATCGCAATGGACGTAGCCAAGATGACCATCATTTCGTCCGACCTGACCAAGATACCGCAGGCAATACGCTTGTCCAAACAGACCGTAGCCACCATCAAGCAAAACCTGTTCTGGGCGTTTATCTACAACGTAATCGGCATTCCGGTAGCGGCAGGCATCCTTTACCCTGTTAACGGCTTCCTGCTCAACCCGATGATTGCGGGTGCGGCAATGGCATTGAGCAGCGTGAGCGTGGTCAGTAACAGCCTGCGGTTGAAGTGGAAGAAATAAAACAGTAAATCTCACAAATCAAACAAGAAATTACACAACAATAACTAACTGAATAGTACGGAAATTTGCATTATCAGATAACTCTAAAATTTGTAAACAATGGAAAATAAACAATTTCAATTCAAGACGAACATCAATTGCGGCGGCTGTATCGCATCTGTAAAGCCGCACTTGGACAAGGCAGAGGGCATCTGCCATTGGGAAGTGGACACGGCCAACAAGGACAAGGTACTTACCGTGAAGTCCGAGGGCATTACCGAGCAGGAAGTAATATCGACCGTGCAAAAGGCAGGCTTCAAAATAGAACCTTTGGATGCCTAAGCCAGCAACTTTTTGAAATGCCCTTTTTCCGACCGAATTTCCATGAGGTTGGGTTGATGAAAAAGGGCATTTTATCAATTCTGAAAAAAGACGATAGGTTATTGCGTATATGGCATTATTTTTCCATATAGCAAAAAAAACGTAAAACGATATAAAAAACCAATTTAATTTGTAACTTTGTTGCGTTGAAAAATTATAGAATACATATAGGCATTTTGACATTGTTCTGTTTGGTTTTCTTTATGATGCCAAGTCAGAGCTATGCCTGTTCCAAAAATTCAACAAAGACCGAGCAGTCTTTCTGCTCAAAGGAGAAATCCAAAAAATCAGAACATAAAAAAGGTTGCAAGAGCAAATCCTGTAAAAAATGCAAAAGTGACAAATGCGGGGGCGGTTGTTCCCACAGCTCTTGCAGGTGCGGTGCTTCAACCACTTCCCTAAATGTCCCAACCGTAATCGAATTAAAGGCAAAAAATCACTTAGCAGCAGCTAAAAAGCAAAAATTCGGTTTCAAAGAAGCCTACTATTCTTCGGGCTTTTTCTCCATTTGGCTACCGCCTAAAATAAGCTAAAACTATGGCCTGATAGCCATAGGTATGTCCTGTCAGAAGCTGTTCCGGCTTTTGCAAATCCCCTATTTGTATCATTTATTTAAAATTTAAAACAGAAATGGGTTTATCAATCCCCCGTTTCTCAAAATGTAATTATTATGAAATCATTATCAAAAATAGTGATGGTAATCGCCGTATTACTATCATCAATAAACGGCTTCGCACAAATCAAGAATGCGAAAACTGAAACCGTAAAGATTTACGGCAATTGTGGTATATGCAAAACCACCATCGAAAAGGCAGGTAACGTAAAAAAGGTAGCCAGTGTGGACTGGAACAAAGATACCAAGATGGCTACGCTCACCTATGACGGCGACAAAACAAATCAGGATGAAATCCTGAAACGTATCGCTTTGGCTGGTTATGACAGTGAGAAGTTCCGTGCGCCGGATGACGTATATGCTAAACTGGCTGGTTGCTGCCAGTATGATAGACCAGTGAAGACGGTTGCCAAAAACAAGGAGGCGGGAATGGACATGAATGCCGGACATGGCAATCACGACCATAGTCAAATGGCAGCTAACAAAGATGCAGCCCAAAACCAATCACAGCTAAAGGCTGTATTTGACAACTACTTTTCAGTGAAAGATGCTTTGATAAAAACCGATGCGGCGACCGCATCTGCCAAAGCCGCTGAATTGGCTGCATCCCTTAAAGCAGTCGATATGAATAAGCTATCGGCAGAGGAACATACGGCTTGGATGAAAGTGATGCAGGACTTGACCGCCAATGCGGAAAGCATTTCAAAATCAAAAGATGTTGCAAAACAAAGAAGTGCTTTTGCGGCACTTTCGGGAAGCATCTACACACTGGCCAAAGTGTCTAAACAGGATACTCCCGTTTATTACCAGCACTGCCCTATGTACAATGGAGGTAAGGGAGCCAATTGGCTAAGTAAAGAGAATGCTGTTAAAAACCCATATTACGGCTCACAGATGCTTACCTGCGGCAGTACGGTCGAAACCATTAAATAACAGGTCTGAAAGCTATGGTACAGTACAATGACATGGTGCAGGCGCTTAAAGACCTAAGACAGCGTGGATACAGTATGGACTTTAGTCTGTTGCCGGACTGCCTGTACTGTGCGTCAAGGAGCCTGAAACTAAAACCGGAGGATTTTACGGTTACGGAAACCCATAGGTTTGAAAGCCTCGACAGCAGTCCTGATAACAATGCCGTGATTTATGCCATATCGTCCAATGATGGTAAGAATAAAGGCGTACTTGTGGATGCCTATGGTGCTTATGCCGAAGAAATGACCCATGAGATGGCAAAAAAATTAAGTGCAACATAACTTTTAAAACCCCTTATTATGAAAAAATACACGTGTCCCATGCACCCGCAGGTGCTAAAAGACGAACCAGGCAAATGCCCGCTTTGTGGCATGGCACTGGTTCCAGTTGGCGGTAGCTCAGTTTCTCATGTACAAAAATCAGGACATGGGCATTCCGGGCATTCTCATCATAACCAAGCCAGAGATAGCTTTAACAAACATGAGGGGCATCATACAGGCGATTTTCTCGCTCGTTTTTGGATAAGCCTCGTCATTACAATCCCTATCCTGCTCCTGTCACACATGATACAGCAATGGTTGGGTTTCAGCCTTGCTTTCAATGGAGATAAATATGTGCTGCTGGCATTGGGTACAGTGATTTATAGCTATGGAGGCTTGCCGTTCCTAAAGGGAATGATTGGCGAGGTGAACGCCAAAGCCATAGGGATGATGACACTTGTTGCTATCGCTATATCCGTAGCCTATGTCTATTCCGTAGCCGTTGTATTTGGCTTGCAGGGCATGGACTTCTTTTGGGAACTGGCTACGCTTATCGACATCATGCTGTTAGGGCATTGGCTGGAAATGCGTTCCCAAATGGCTGCTTCACGGGCTTTGCAATCATTGGTTGCTTTGCTGCCTAACGATGTCACGGTGGAGCGAAACGGAGAAGTGGTAAAAATAAAGCTTGAAGACCTGCAAAGCGGTGAAACGGCTATCATAAAACCGGGTGAAAAAATTCCAGCCGATGGATTGGTACTGGAGGGGCTTTCGTATATCAACGAGAGCATGCTTACCGGAGAAAGTATTCCCGTGAAAAAGGAAAAGGACGGAAAGGTCATCGCAGGCTCTATCAATGGCGATGGTGCGCTGAAAGTTAAGGTAACAGCCGTTGGAAAAGACAGCTACCTGAACAGGGTTATCAATCTTGTGCAGGAGGCACAAGCTACTAAGAGCAATACGCAAAACCTTGCGGACAAAGTTGCCAAATGGCTCACCTTTATTGCCATTGCCGTTGGCATAGGCACATTTGCCTATTGGTATGCAAGCAGTGGAGATATTGCCTTTGCGCTTGAAAGAATGGTGACGGTAATGGTAACGGCCTGCCCGCACGCATTGGGCGTGGCTATCCCGTTGGTGGTCGCCATTTCCACAACGCTATCGGCGACCAATGGTCTGCTCATCCGCAACCGCACAGCATTTGAAACCACCCGAAAACTTTCCACTGTCATTTTTGATAAGACCGGAACGCTCACCAAAGGTTCCCATGCCGTAGAAAAGGTTATACCGTTAACAGACGAATATAATGCCGATGAGGTTATCCAGTATGCTGCCGCAGTACAGCAAAATTCGGAACACCATATCGCCAAAGGCATTATGGCTACATTGAAAGAAAAGAGCCTTGCCTTATGGAAGTCTGAAAACTTCAGCTATATGCAGGGCATAGGTGTTAAAGGTGTTGTGAACGGGAAAAATGTCGTAGCTGGCGGCCCGAATTATTTCACCGAAAACCACCTTTCCCTGCCTGAAATTCCAAACGAAATCAATCAAGAGGCCGAAACGGTCAACTTTGTCCTCATTGATGACCGGGTAATCGGCATCATTACTTTGGCAGACAGCATCCGGGAGGGTTCGGCACAGGCGATTGAGGAACTCAAAAAAATGGGCATCAAGTCCTTTCTGCTCACCGGGGACAACGACAGGATTGCTGCTGCCGTAGCCGGAAAATTGGGTATGGACGGGTATTTGGCTAATGTGCTTCCGCACAACAAGCAGGAGAAAGTAAAGGAGTTTCAGGCAAAAGGCGAAATCGTAGCAATGACTGGTGATGGTGTAAATGATGCACCTGCACTGGCACAGGCAGATGTGGGCATTGCCGTGGGTTCCGGTACGGACGTGGCTGCCGAAACAGCGGATATCATATTGGTAGACAGCGACCCGAGGGATGTGGTCAAACTGATTGACTTCGGCAAACTTACCTACAAAAAGATGGTACAGAACCTGATATGGGCGGTTGGCTACAACGTGGTGGCAATACCGCTTGCGGCAGGCGTACTCTATCCGAATTTTGTTTTAAGTCCCGCTATGGGTGCTGTGCTGATGAGTGTAAGCACCATTGTAGTGGCTATTAACGCAAGTTTTTTAAAAATCAAAAAATAAATAAAAATGAAAAATCTAACATTATCAATCATTGCTGTTATCATGGCATTTGTAACAGTATCATGCAATCAGGCATCCAACAAAAACGAGCAGTCTTCAAGTGATACTGCTGTTGTATCACAAGAACAGTCAGCTTCCCAACCAAAAGAGGATGATACGGTAGCTGCGCCCGTTGTGAGTGAAACTCCGAGCGGTCAGGAAGCAAAAGCAACAGGAAAAGAAGAAGCAAAAAACTTTTCTATTGCGCCCATAGTTACCGATTATCTATCATTAAAGAACGCACTTGCTTCAGATAATGACAAAGCTGCCGCCAATGCAGGAAAAAAGCTGTTGGGTACTTTGAATAAGGTGGATATGAAAACTATTCCAGCCGATAAGCATAAAGAGTTTATGGAAATTTTTGAAAGTGCAAAAGAAAATGCCGAGCACATTGGCGAAAATGCTGGGAAGATAGACCACCAAAGAGAACATTTAGCGTCGCTTAGCGAAGATTTGAAAGACCTGGTTAGTTTGTTCGGCACATCACAAACATTGTATCAAGACCATTGCCCGATGTTCAATGACGGGAAAGGAGCTGTTTGGTTCAGCGAAAACAAAGAAATCAAAAATCCTTACTACGGTTCAAAAATGATTAGCTGCGGTAAGGTACAGCAAACAATTAACGGTAAATAAATTTAGGGTTATGGAAAATATGCAGAACAACCACCATACAGGTCATGCTTCAGGGCATGGTGCGCACAATTCAAGCCATGCTTCAGCCATGTACAAACGCTTTGCGATTATGGCTGTCGTAATGTTCGGTGCAATGTATTTTATTATGTACGCTATGATAGACGGGTTGCGCAACCTTATACCCAATATCAACAATTTGTATATGACCCTGCTGATGACTTCGGCAATGTTGCTTATCGAATTAGTGGTAATGAAAGTGATGTACGCTAACAGGAAAATGAACTGGATGATAGCCATATTTTCAGTCGCCGTTGGCATCTTTTCATGGTTTGGTATAAGGGAGCAAATCAATGTGGGGGACAAACAATTTGTAAAAGGTATGATACCCCATCACGCAGCAGCAATATTGATGTCCGAAAAGGCAAAGCTGACCGACCCGGAACTGATACAGTTGCAAAAAAACATACTTGAAACCCAAGCGGAAGAAATTGAATTGATGAAGCGCAAGCTGAAAGAGTTTGAAGAAAGTAAATAATAAAATTTCAAAAAATAGTTTTAACATGAGCAAAATAATAATTTGCTTTATTTCCTCTTTAACTCTGCTATTCACCGCTTGCGGGCAGACAGGGTCAAATAAGGATGAAGCGGCACAGCATCATTCGCAGGCAACTCCGGCAAGCCACGAACATGATGTCCAAATAGGCGAATTGGTGCCATTGGATGAAGTCTGCATGGTAAATGATGCCTATATGGGCAAAAAGCAGTTTGAAGTAAAATTTGATGGTAAAACCTATTACGGATGTTGCGAAATGTGTAAGGAACGTATTCCAAAAGATGCGACCGTGCGGATGGCGATAGACCCCTATTCCCATAAGCAGGTAGACAAAGCTAATGCGGTGATTGCTGTGACAGGAAATAACGGTGAAGTTTCTTATTTTGAAAACAAGGAGAATTATGCCAAGTATGTGAAAAAACAGTAGACACAAAAAGATGAAGCCACAATAAAATAATTATGACCATAAAGAAGAAAATCATATTGGGGCTGGCTGTCGTCCTGATTGCCATACAGTTCTTTCAGCCCTTACGGAACCAGGCGGTTGAAGTGCCAGCCACCCATATCGAAAGAGTGTACGCCGTACCCCAAAATGTAAAGGCTATCCTTGTTCAGTCCTGTTATGACTGCCATAGCAACAATACCCATTATCCGTGGTACAGCCGTATCCAGCCCGGCGCATGGTACATGGCAGAGCATATAAAAAAGGGGAAAGAGGAACTCAACTTTAGCGAATTTGGCGACTATTCTGTCCGCAGGCAGCGAAACAAGTTCAGGGCTATGGCCGGGCAGGTTAAGGACGGGGAAATGCCGTTGTCATCATACACACTAATTCATCGCAATGCAGTATTGTCACCGGAGGATAAGCAGGTTTTGATAGCGTGGTTTAGGACAATGGAAGACAGCATTAAATAAAATTTTTCAAATCATGAACAGATATAATAAAATACCTATAAGAATTTTGCAAACAGTGCTGATACTGCTTTGCACGCAAACGCTGTTTGCACAGAGAGTGGTGCATTACGAGCTGTATGTAAAAGATACGCTTGTCAACTATGCAGGTAAGCAAAAAAGGGCAATTGCCGTAAACGGGCAAATCCCCATGCCCACCCTTACCTTTACCGAGGGCGACACTGCCGAAATAGTGGTGCACAACCAATTGAAAGAAAGCACATCACTTCACTGGCATGGTGTGTTCCTGCCCAATAAAGAAGACGGTGTGCCCTGGCTTACACAAAAACCCATCGCACCGGGCACAACCTACACCTACCGTTTTCCGATTATCCAGCATGGTACGCACTGGTACCATTCCCACTCAGGATTGCAGGAGCAGATTGGCATGTACGGAAGTTTTATCATGAAGAAAAGAAGCGATGATAAGACATTCAGAAAAGGAATTGACGATTTGCCGACCGTTCCAATTATATTAAGTGAGTGGACAAATCTTAACCCCGATAATATCAACCGTATGCTACACAATGCAAATGATTGGGCGGCCATTAAGAAAGGCGCAACACAATCATATGTTGAAGCTATTAAGGAGGGAAAATTAGGGGTAAAGGTAAAAAACGAGTGGAAGCGGATGCTGGCGATGGATGTCAGTGACGTTTACTATGATAAAATCCTAATAAATGGTAGCCATAGCACCGATTTGAAAACAATTGATGGTAAAAAGCTAAAAGCAGGCGACAAAGTCAGATTGCGTGTTTCCAATGGAGGGGCGTCTTCATATTTCTGGCTACGGTATGCTGGAGGAAAAATTACAGTAGTAGCGAATGATGGGAATGATGTTGAGCCTGTAGAGGTGGACAGGTTAATCATTGCCGTATCGGAAACCTATGATGTGGTCGTTACCATCCCCGAAGACGGATTGGCGTATGAGTTTTTAGCGACTACCGAGGACAGGACACAATCGGCAAGCTACTTTATTGGTAACGGTGTCAAACAGCTTATTTCTCCGCTGCCACGACTGAAGTATTTCGAGGGGATGAAGATGATGAACGACATGATGAAGATGAACGGCGATTTGGACGATATGGGCATGAAGATGAGCCTGAACCAAATGGATATGAACGTGGTCATGTACCCCGAAATAACAGGGGAAGCGGGAAAGAAAGCAGACCACAGCAAGCACGGGGGTATGAATATGGACAACGACCCCAACCGTTATAATGCAAATGCTTTGGGAGATATTGTTACCTTAAACTATGCCATGCTCAAATCTCCCTACAATACCACGCTTCCCAAAGATGCGCCCGTAAAGGACATAAAATTTACCCTTACCGGGAATATGAACCGCTACGTTTGGAGCATGGACAACAGGGTACTTTCTGAAACGGACAAAATACCCGTTAAGAAAGGCGAAGTACTGCGCATCACCATTTATAACAACTCCATGATGCGCCACCCGATGCACCTGCATGGATTTGATTTCCGGGTACTGAACGGCAAAGGTGAAAATGCACCTATGAAAAATATCATTGATATTATGCCGATGGAAACGGACACCATCGAGTTTGCCGCCAATGAGGAGGGCGATTGGTTCTTTCACTGCCACATCCTGTACCACATGATGTCGGGGATGAACAGAGTGTTTGCCGTAGGCGATTACCAAAATCCCTACCTGCCTGATAAGGCTAAATCATATAAGGCATTACAGCGGGAAAGCAATATGCCCCATTTCATGGCACAGAATGATTTCGCCACTAATGGTAATGACGGTATGGCAATGCTGCAAAACACAAGATGGAACTTGAGTTCGGAATGGCGTTTAGGTTACAATGATATGCACGGCTATGAAGTAGAAACCCATTTGGGCAGATACTTGGGGAAAATGCAATGGTTTATGCCCTTTGTGGGATTTGACTGGCGTTACCGTAAAATGGGAATAGACGAACACGAAACAAACTTATTCGGACAAAAGAATGAAAAGGATACACGCCGGGCTGTGAGCTTAGGTTTTGTGTACACCTTACCTATGCTCGTTAATTTTCAGGCAGAGGTTTATCACGATGGTATTGTAAGGCTGGCGCTGATGCGTGAGGATATTCCCATCACCAAAAGGTTAAGGGGCGGCTTTATGGTCAACACAGACTTTGAATATATGGGAGAACTTAG
The DNA window shown above is from Sphingobacterium thalpophilum and carries:
- a CDS encoding heavy metal translocating P-type ATPase, which gives rise to MATNRENIYIPLEDVESEHCALIVEKGLAQVKGVETHKVELNNRRAAITVDSNETVGEAVKAIKDLGYGVPTVKSAFPVLGMTCASCAGSAESIVKYQPGVVNASVNFATGNLTVEYLPNMTDASTLQKAVQGVGYDLLIEDETKQQETLEAIHEKKFRTLKNKTIWAIILSLPVVIIGMFFMDMPYADPIMWLFSTPVVIWLGRDFFVNAWKQAKHRSANMDTLVALSTGIAYLFSVFNMLFADFWHQRGLHAHVYFEAAAVIIAFILLGKLLEERAKGNTSSAIKKLMGLQPKTVIVVQADGTEKQTAIEDVSAGDVILVKPGEKIAVDGMVISGNSYVDESMLSGEPVPVLKKEKEKVFAGTINQKGSFRFRAVKVGKETMLAHIIKRVQDAQGSKAPVQKLVDRIAGIFVPTVIGIAILTFTLWLILGGENGVVQGLLAAVTVLVIACPCALGLATPTAIMVGVGKGAENGILIKDAESLELAKKVNAIVLDKTGTITEGRPQVTGIKWLNNEDTAKEILLSIEKQSEHPLAEAVVKHLGDVATTSLSMFDSITGKGAKADHDNETYYVGNKKLLAENNIAIAGELQDQAEEWGKQSKTVIWFANSKKALAVIAIADKIKETSVQAIREMQEMGIDLYMLTGDNEATAKAIAEQTGIKHYKAEVLPQHKADFVKELQSKGKVVAMVGDGINDSTALATADVSIAMGKGSDIAMDVAKMTIISSDLTKIPQAIRLSKQTVATIKQNLFWAFIYNVIGIPVAAGILYPVNGFLLNPMIAGAAMALSSVSVVSNSLRLKWKK
- a CDS encoding heavy-metal-associated domain-containing protein, producing MENKQFQFKTNINCGGCIASVKPHLDKAEGICHWEVDTANKDKVLTVKSEGITEQEVISTVQKAGFKIEPLDA
- a CDS encoding DUF3347 domain-containing protein, producing the protein MKSLSKIVMVIAVLLSSINGFAQIKNAKTETVKIYGNCGICKTTIEKAGNVKKVASVDWNKDTKMATLTYDGDKTNQDEILKRIALAGYDSEKFRAPDDVYAKLAGCCQYDRPVKTVAKNKEAGMDMNAGHGNHDHSQMAANKDAAQNQSQLKAVFDNYFSVKDALIKTDAATASAKAAELAASLKAVDMNKLSAEEHTAWMKVMQDLTANAESISKSKDVAKQRSAFAALSGSIYTLAKVSKQDTPVYYQHCPMYNGGKGANWLSKENAVKNPYYGSQMLTCGSTVETIK
- a CDS encoding heavy metal translocating P-type ATPase, whose translation is MKKYTCPMHPQVLKDEPGKCPLCGMALVPVGGSSVSHVQKSGHGHSGHSHHNQARDSFNKHEGHHTGDFLARFWISLVITIPILLLSHMIQQWLGFSLAFNGDKYVLLALGTVIYSYGGLPFLKGMIGEVNAKAIGMMTLVAIAISVAYVYSVAVVFGLQGMDFFWELATLIDIMLLGHWLEMRSQMAASRALQSLVALLPNDVTVERNGEVVKIKLEDLQSGETAIIKPGEKIPADGLVLEGLSYINESMLTGESIPVKKEKDGKVIAGSINGDGALKVKVTAVGKDSYLNRVINLVQEAQATKSNTQNLADKVAKWLTFIAIAVGIGTFAYWYASSGDIAFALERMVTVMVTACPHALGVAIPLVVAISTTLSATNGLLIRNRTAFETTRKLSTVIFDKTGTLTKGSHAVEKVIPLTDEYNADEVIQYAAAVQQNSEHHIAKGIMATLKEKSLALWKSENFSYMQGIGVKGVVNGKNVVAGGPNYFTENHLSLPEIPNEINQEAETVNFVLIDDRVIGIITLADSIREGSAQAIEELKKMGIKSFLLTGDNDRIAAAVAGKLGMDGYLANVLPHNKQEKVKEFQAKGEIVAMTGDGVNDAPALAQADVGIAVGSGTDVAAETADIILVDSDPRDVVKLIDFGKLTYKKMVQNLIWAVGYNVVAIPLAAGVLYPNFVLSPAMGAVLMSVSTIVVAINASFLKIKK
- a CDS encoding DUF3347 domain-containing protein, whose translation is MKNLTLSIIAVIMAFVTVSCNQASNKNEQSSSDTAVVSQEQSASQPKEDDTVAAPVVSETPSGQEAKATGKEEAKNFSIAPIVTDYLSLKNALASDNDKAAANAGKKLLGTLNKVDMKTIPADKHKEFMEIFESAKENAEHIGENAGKIDHQREHLASLSEDLKDLVSLFGTSQTLYQDHCPMFNDGKGAVWFSENKEIKNPYYGSKMISCGKVQQTINGK
- a CDS encoding DUF305 domain-containing protein, with product MENMQNNHHTGHASGHGAHNSSHASAMYKRFAIMAVVMFGAMYFIMYAMIDGLRNLIPNINNLYMTLLMTSAMLLIELVVMKVMYANRKMNWMIAIFSVAVGIFSWFGIREQINVGDKQFVKGMIPHHAAAILMSEKAKLTDPELIQLQKNILETQAEEIELMKRKLKEFEESK
- a CDS encoding heme-binding domain-containing protein, with translation MTIKKKIILGLAVVLIAIQFFQPLRNQAVEVPATHIERVYAVPQNVKAILVQSCYDCHSNNTHYPWYSRIQPGAWYMAEHIKKGKEELNFSEFGDYSVRRQRNKFRAMAGQVKDGEMPLSSYTLIHRNAVLSPEDKQVLIAWFRTMEDSIK
- a CDS encoding multicopper oxidase family protein, which gives rise to MNRYNKIPIRILQTVLILLCTQTLFAQRVVHYELYVKDTLVNYAGKQKRAIAVNGQIPMPTLTFTEGDTAEIVVHNQLKESTSLHWHGVFLPNKEDGVPWLTQKPIAPGTTYTYRFPIIQHGTHWYHSHSGLQEQIGMYGSFIMKKRSDDKTFRKGIDDLPTVPIILSEWTNLNPDNINRMLHNANDWAAIKKGATQSYVEAIKEGKLGVKVKNEWKRMLAMDVSDVYYDKILINGSHSTDLKTIDGKKLKAGDKVRLRVSNGGASSYFWLRYAGGKITVVANDGNDVEPVEVDRLIIAVSETYDVVVTIPEDGLAYEFLATTEDRTQSASYFIGNGVKQLISPLPRLKYFEGMKMMNDMMKMNGDLDDMGMKMSLNQMDMNVVMYPEITGEAGKKADHSKHGGMNMDNDPNRYNANALGDIVTLNYAMLKSPYNTTLPKDAPVKDIKFTLTGNMNRYVWSMDNRVLSETDKIPVKKGEVLRITIYNNSMMRHPMHLHGFDFRVLNGKGENAPMKNIIDIMPMETDTIEFAANEEGDWFFHCHILYHMMSGMNRVFAVGDYQNPYLPDKAKSYKALQRESNMPHFMAQNDFATNGNDGMAMLQNTRWNLSSEWRLGYNDMHGYEVETHLGRYLGKMQWFMPFVGFDWRYRKMGIDEHETNLFGQKNEKDTRRAVSLGFVYTLPMLVNFQAEVYHDGIVRLALMREDIPITKRLRGGFMVNTDFEYMGELSYILNKNIGIRTHYDSDMGWGVGLALTY